Within Elizabethkingia sp. JS20170427COW, the genomic segment TACAGCAAGCTTATACCTGAAAACCCTGATGATCCTATGATCTATGAAGGCAGCAATAGCATCTTCATCGCCTATGCCAATTTAGGAATGCAGTTTACCTATAGAAACTTCTTCGGTTCTTTCTCTGTAATGGATATTCCCCTGAGCAATAATATCAGCATTGTAAACGGTATAGAACCCTCTCCTACCAAATTTTTGGTGAATGTAGGATACGATTGGGAAATTAGTGAAGGCGTTTCATTAGAACCATCTTCCCTAATCAACCTCAACACGAATTCTGCAAAAATGATGGATCTTAACCTGTTGGCTAAACTTTATAATGAGGACAATTCCTTTGGAGCTGGGATAAGCTTCAGAACTTTTAGCGATAAAAATGGAAGTCAGCAAAATAGTATTTCTCCTATCATCAAAGGTAAGGTTAACCGTTTTACCTTTGGAGCTGCTTACAACTTTGGGCTTTCACAAATCTCTAACTACGGCGGCAACAGCTTTATGGTTAGCTTAGGTTATCATTTTGAAAACTTTATCAATACGCAAGGTTTCAGATAAACTTCTACGATTAGTATTTCTCACGTTTAGCTTTTATCTTCTTCAATGATTTATATCCATATCCCTTTCTGCAAACAAAAATGCAGTTACTGTAATTTCCACTTCTCCACTTCTCTAGCTTTAAAAGATGATATGCTAAAGGCTATCCATCAAGAAATAGATCTTAGGCA encodes:
- a CDS encoding PorP/SprF family type IX secretion system membrane protein, translating into MKNTIFSFLLLLLACKYKAQETLPIYQQYLLGGEYLLNPAFYGATDDVVVQGIYQKQFSKFTDSPNLQSIGMHANIVDRVGAGASFFRYQNGPISANGITVGSSYFVPIGDDYDRKNQFSFGAAVNFYNMNIDYSKLIPENPDDPMIYEGSNSIFIAYANLGMQFTYRNFFGSFSVMDIPLSNNISIVNGIEPSPTKFLVNVGYDWEISEGVSLEPSSLINLNTNSAKMMDLNLLAKLYNEDNSFGAGISFRTFSDKNGSQQNSISPIIKGKVNRFTFGAAYNFGLSQISNYGGNSFMVSLGYHFENFINTQGFR